One Ricinus communis isolate WT05 ecotype wild-type chromosome 2, ASM1957865v1, whole genome shotgun sequence DNA segment encodes these proteins:
- the LOC8281360 gene encoding TMV resistance protein N-like: MLTWLNIFAALSFPCRTFPCLNPLNSANSLLNSSCFIVSINVSSGSNLISCFLFKTPKETEAKLKTHPLSTLSLMSALIASSSSSSYTASEWKYDVFISFRGKDTRDSFTNYLYKDLYQKGIETFIDNKLNRGEEITPELLKAIQESMVAVVVFSHNYADSPWCLDELVHIMECKRAHGQIVLPVFYRVDPSEVEEQIGEFGKGFDGAKKQANGDMRLVKKWKAALKDAANLSGWDSSVVRPDSKLITEIVNHILKKLNHTPSSDTEGLIGIESSLEQVEKLLGIGFSDVRTIGLWGMGGIGKTTIAGVIFNRISALFDSCCFLADVRKESETTGLPHLQEALFSMLLEDENLNMHMLSTEPSCIKTRLHRKKVLVVLDDVNSSRQLELLAGIHWYGPGSRIIITTRDRHLLVSHAVDFVYEVKDLNEEHALELFSRYAFKQKHRTAEFTELSIRAIDYCKGLPLALKVLGSSLYGRSENQWNDSLNRLEKHFNKDIQQTLRISFDGLAELNKSLFLDIACYFRGQDKDYVAKLLKSFGFFPESGISELIDHSLVTVFDNTLGMHDLLQDMGRDIVRQQSLKDPGKRSRLWDHEDVVQVLMEESGSEHVECMVIDLSKTDEKKFSVEAFMKMKNLRLLDVHGAYGDRKIHLSGDFEFLYYKLKCLCWEGYPLKYLPSNFNPKKIIMLEMPQSSIKRLWGGRLELKELQFIDLSHSQYLTETPDFTGVPNLETLILEGCTSLSKVHPSIGVLKKLILLNLKDCNCLRSLPGSIGLESLNVLVLSGCSKLEKFPEIVGDMAHLSKLGLDGTAIAEVPHSFANLTGLTFLSLRNCKNLEKLPSNINSLKYLKNLDLFGCSKLKSLPDSLGYLECLEKLDLGKTSVRQPPSSIRLLKYLKVLSFHGIGPIAWQWPYKILSIFGITHDAVGLSLPSLNGLLSLTELDLSDCNLSDKMIPADFYTLSSLEVLNIGRNNFVNIPASISQLPRLRFLYLDDCKNLKALRKLPTTIHEISANNCTSLETLSSPEVIADKWNWPIFYFTNCSKLAVNQGNDSTAFKFLRSHLQSLPMSQLQDASYTGCRFDVIVPGTEVPAWFSHQNVGSSLIIQLTPKWYNEKFKGLAICLSFATHENPHLLPDGLSTDIAIYCKLEAVEYTSTSSFKFLIYRVPSLKSNHLWMGFHSRIGFGKSNWLNNCGYLKVSFESSVPCMEVKYCGIRFVYDQDEDDYNLIPFQSSHLHLSENLGLDYQAVDVPMVVQEACKLKRGYDDYNEAGSSSSGSSYKEEEPYAKRLKEF, translated from the exons ACACGTGATAGCTTCACCAATTATCTATACAAGGATTTATATCAAAAGGGCATTGAGACATTCATTGATAATAAACTCAATAGAGGAGAAGAGATCACTCCAGAGCTACTGAAAGCAATTCAAGAATCAATGGTTgctgtggttgttttctctcacaACTATGCTGATTCACCATGGTGCTTGGATGAGCTTGTGCATATAATGGAATGTAAAAGGGCTCATGGCCAGATTGTCTTGCCAGTTTTTTATAGAGTAGATCCTTCTGAAGTGGAAGAGCAAATTGGGGAGTTTGGGAAAGGTTTCGATGGAGCTAAAAAGCAAGCTAATGGTGATATGAGGTTGGTGAAGAAGTGGAAAGCTGCTTTAAAGGATGCTGCTAATCTTTCTGGTTGGGATTCATCTGTTGTCAG GCCTGACTCCAAACTTATCACTGAAATTGTTAATCATATATTGAAGAAATTGAATCATACACCATCAAGTGATACTGAGGGACTGATTGGCATAGAATCCTCCCTAGAACAAGTGGAAAAACTACTAGGTATTGGATTTTCTGATGTTCGCACCATAGGATTATGGGGCATGGGTGGCATAGGCAAGACGACCATTGCTGGAGTAATATTTAACCGCATATCTGCTCTATTTGATAGTTGCTGCTTCCTTGCAGATGTTAGGAAAGAATCAGAAACAACAGGTCTGCCTCATTTGCAGGAAGCACTTTTCTCTATGTTGTTAGAGGATGAAAATTTAAACATGCATATGCTAAGTACGGAACCGTCTTGTATTAAAACTAGGCTCCATCGCAAGAAGGTTCTTGTTGTTCTTGATGATGTTAACAGTTCGAGACAACTAGAACTTCTAGCAGGTATTCACTGGTATGGTCCTGGAAGTAGAATCATTATAACTACTCGAGATAGACACCTGCTAGTTAGCCATGCAGTGGATTTTGTATATGAGGTCAAGGACCTAAATGAGGAACATGCACTTGAGCTCTTTAGCCGGTATGCCTTTAAGCAGAAACATCGGACGGCAGAATTTACTGAGCTCTCAATACGTGCTATAGATTATTGTAAAGGACTTCCTTTGGCGCTTAAAGTTTTGGGTTCTTCTCTATATGGTAGGAGTGAGAATCAGTGGAATGATTCATTAAATAGATTAGAAAAACATTTTAACAAGGATATTCAGCAAACACTTCGAATAAGTTTTGATGGACTTGCTGAGTTAAACAAGTCTTTGTTTCTTGATATTGCTTGTTACTTTAGGGGGCAGGACAAAGATTATGTTGCAAAGCTTCTAAAAAGCTTTGGCTTTTTCCCTGAAAGTGGAATAAGTGAACTTATTGATCATTCCCTAGTAACCGTTTTTGACAACACCTTAGGAATGCATGATTTGCTACAAGACATGGGTCGGGACATTGTGCGTCAACAATCCCTTAAAGATCCTGGCAAACGTAGTCGATTGTGGGATCATGAGGACGTTGTCCAAGTGTTAATGGAAGAATCG GGGTCAGAACATGTTGAATGCATGGTCATAGACTTGTCTAAAACTGATGAGAAAAAGTTCAGTGTTGAGGCATTCATGAAGATGAAAAATCTAAGATTGCTCGATGTGCATGGTGCCTATGGAGACCGCAAGATACACCTTTCTGGAGACTTTGAATTTTTGTATTACAAATTAAAGTGTCTCTGCTGGGAAGGATACCCCCTAAAATATTTGCCATCAAACTTCAATCCTAAGAAGATCATTATGCTGGAGATGCCTCAGAGCTCCATTAAACGACTTTGGGGGGGAAGACTG GAACTCAAAGAGTTGCAGTTCATTGATCTCAGTCACTCCCAATACCTGACTGAAACCCCAGACTTCACAGGAGTACCAAATCTTGAGACATTGATTCTTGAAGGTTGTACAAGCCTCTCTAAGGTTCACCCATCTATTGGAGTTCTCAAAAAgcttattttgttgaatttgaAGGATTGCAACTGTCTGAGGAGTCTTCCTGGAAGCATTGGGTTGGAATCTCTAAATGTGCTTGTTCTTTCTGGCTGCTCGAAACTTGAAAAATTTCCGGAAATTGTGGGAGATATGGCACACTTATCAAAACTTGGCTTAGATGGGACCGCAATAGCCGAAGTACCTCATTCATTTGCGAATCTAACTGGGTTAACTTTTTTGAGTCTCAGAAATTGTAAGAACCTTGAGAAGCTTCCAAGCAACATTAATTCTCtgaaatatctaaaaaatctGGATTTATTTGGCTGCTCAAAGCTTAAAAGTCTACCTGATAGTTTGGGTTATCTAGAATGTTTGGAGAAGCTGGATCTAGGCAAAACTTCTGTAAGACAACCACCATCCTCCATTAGACTTCTGAAATATCTGAAAGTGTTATCTTTCCATGGAATTGGTCCCATAGCATGGCAGTGGCCCTACAAGATTTTATCCATATTTGGAATAACTCATGATGCCGTGGGTTTATCTTTGCCTTCTTTGAATGGTCTACTATCTCTAACAGAATTAGACCTTAGTGATTGCAATCTTTCAGACAAGATGATCCCTGCAGATTTTTACACCCTTTCCTCACTGGAGGTGCTCAATATAGGCagaaataattttgtaaatataccTGCAAGCATCAGTCAACTTCCTCGGTTGCGATTTCTTTATTTGGATGACTGCAAGAATCTTAAAGCTCTGCGAAAACTTCCAACAACTATACATGAAATTTCTGCAAACAATTGCACCTCACTAGAAACATTATCGAGTCCAGAAGTAATTGCAGATAAATGGAATTGGCCAATTTTCTACTTTACTAATTGCTCCAAGCTTGCTGTGAATCAAGGCAATGATAGTACagcttttaaatttctaagaAGCCATTTGCAGTCCCTACCGATGAGTCAGCTTCAG GATGCATCGTATACAGGCTGTAGATTTGATGTTATTGTTCCCGGAACAGAAGTTCCAGCCTGGTTCAGCCATCAAAATGTGGGCTCATCCCTTATCATCCAGTTAACTCCAAAATGGTACAATGAGAAGTTTAAAGGACTGGCTATCTGTCTCTCTTTTGCAACCCATGAGAATCCACATTTACTTCCTGATGGCCTATCTACAGATATTGCCATTTATTGCAAGTTAGAAGCCGTTGAGTATACTTCAACCTCTAGCTTTAAATTTCTCATCTATAGAGTCCCATCTCTAAAGTCGAATCACCTTTGGATGGGCTTTCACTCCCGAATTGGATTTGGCAAATCAAATTGGCTGAATAACTGTGGCTATCTTAAAGTTTCCTTTGAATCCTCTGTACCATGCATGGAAGTGAAATATTGTGGAATCCGTTTTGTTTACGATCAAGATGAGGATGATTACAATCTCATCCCTTTCCAGTCCAGTCATCTTCATCTTTCTGAGAATTTAGGTCTTGACTATCAAGCTGTTGATGTGCCAATGGTGGTACAAGAAGCTTGCAAGTTGAAGAGGGGCTACGATGACTATAATGAGGCTGGATCTAGCAGCAGTGGAAGTTCTTACAAGGAAGAGGAGCCATACGCCAAACGCTTGAAAGAATTTTGA